In one Alphaproteobacteria bacterium genomic region, the following are encoded:
- a CDS encoding TRAP transporter small permease subunit, which translates to MPRALMSFVRMVDLMNKGIGRMTMYGIFAMMGVLLYSSISKSFFQPSLWTLEVAQFLMVAYFILGGPYSIQLGSNVRMDLFYGSWSVRTKAMVDSVSVLCLLFYLGILFQGAMVSMAYSLGYFGTEPYAFYWDLLTAFLTGGPDAAGELLGYLERSSTAWRPFLWPVKLVLIAGVFLMLLQVLAELIRDIDHLISGKEDT; encoded by the coding sequence ATGCCGCGTGCGCTGATGAGCTTCGTTCGAATGGTCGACCTGATGAACAAGGGGATCGGCCGCATGACCATGTACGGCATCTTCGCCATGATGGGCGTGCTGCTGTATTCGTCGATCTCGAAGAGCTTCTTCCAGCCGTCGCTCTGGACGCTGGAGGTCGCCCAGTTTCTGATGGTCGCCTATTTCATTCTGGGTGGGCCGTACTCGATTCAGCTTGGCTCCAATGTCCGGATGGACCTGTTCTATGGAAGCTGGTCGGTGCGAACGAAGGCGATGGTCGATTCCGTCTCCGTCCTGTGCCTCCTGTTCTATCTCGGCATTCTGTTTCAGGGCGCGATGGTCTCCATGGCCTATTCCCTGGGTTACTTCGGAACGGAGCCCTATGCCTTCTACTGGGATTTATTGACGGCGTTCCTGACGGGCGGTCCGGACGCGGCCGGCGAATTGCTGGGCTATCTGGAGCGCAGTTCCACCGCCTGGCGGCCTTTCCTGTGGCCGGTGAAGCTGGTTCTGATCGCCGGCGTCTTTCTGATGCTGCTGCAGGTCCTGGCGGAATTGATCCGCGATATCGATCACCTCATCAGCGGTAAGGAAGACACCTGA
- a CDS encoding aldehyde dehydrogenase family protein: MSKMLRCISPIDGSVFAERPALTAEAAKARTAQMRAAQKDWAARPMQERIDLVMAGVAALGEMNDRIVPDLAKMMGRPIRYGGEFGGVNERASHMAKIAQEALADIKVGEDETFTRYIKRVPHGLVLVIAPWNYPYMTAINTVAPALIAGNTVLLKHATQTLLVGEHMAEAFHSAGVPKDVFDNIFLDHDTTSELLSSRSVDFVNFTGSVGGGRNIERAAAGTFIGVATELGGKDPGYVMEDADIDAAVATLIDGAMFNSGQCCCGIERIYVHEALFDTFVEKAVEIVNGYVLGNPLDKETTLGPMAHVRFATEVRAQIDEAIAAGATAHIAKSPADDGGAYLSPQILTDVTHDMRVMRDESFGPVVGIMKVSSDEEAIDLMNDSEFGLTASLWTQDVERAQNVGDRIETGTVFLNRADYLDPGLCWTGCKNTGRGGGLSVIGFHNLTRPKSYHLKRRTA, translated from the coding sequence ATGAGTAAGATGCTTCGTTGTATCTCCCCGATCGACGGATCGGTTTTTGCTGAACGCCCGGCGCTCACCGCCGAGGCGGCCAAAGCACGCACCGCGCAGATGCGCGCCGCCCAGAAGGATTGGGCCGCCCGCCCGATGCAGGAACGCATCGATCTGGTGATGGCCGGTGTCGCGGCGCTCGGCGAAATGAACGACCGGATCGTCCCTGATCTGGCGAAGATGATGGGCCGCCCGATCCGCTACGGCGGCGAGTTTGGTGGCGTCAACGAACGCGCCTCCCACATGGCTAAGATCGCGCAAGAGGCTCTGGCGGATATCAAGGTCGGCGAAGACGAGACTTTTACGCGCTATATCAAGCGTGTGCCGCATGGGCTCGTCCTGGTCATCGCCCCCTGGAACTACCCCTATATGACGGCGATCAACACGGTCGCCCCGGCCCTGATCGCCGGCAACACCGTGTTGTTGAAGCATGCGACCCAGACCCTGCTGGTCGGTGAGCATATGGCGGAAGCGTTCCACAGTGCGGGTGTGCCGAAGGATGTCTTCGACAACATCTTCCTGGACCACGATACGACGTCGGAACTGCTGTCTTCGCGCTCCGTGGACTTTGTCAATTTCACCGGTTCGGTCGGCGGTGGCCGCAATATCGAACGCGCCGCGGCCGGCACCTTCATCGGCGTTGCGACGGAGCTGGGCGGCAAGGACCCGGGCTATGTCATGGAGGATGCCGACATCGACGCGGCGGTGGCGACGCTGATCGATGGGGCCATGTTCAATTCAGGCCAGTGCTGCTGCGGGATTGAGCGCATCTATGTGCACGAGGCCCTGTTCGATACCTTCGTCGAAAAGGCGGTCGAGATCGTCAACGGATACGTCCTCGGCAATCCGCTGGACAAGGAGACGACCCTTGGTCCGATGGCGCATGTCCGCTTCGCCACGGAAGTCCGTGCCCAGATTGACGAGGCCATTGCCGCCGGTGCGACGGCACATATCGCCAAGTCTCCTGCCGATGATGGCGGTGCCTATCTGTCGCCGCAGATCCTGACCGATGTCACCCATGACATGCGCGTCATGCGCGACGAAAGCTTCGGCCCGGTGGTCGGTATCATGAAGGTGTCTTCCGATGAGGAAGCCATCGACCTGATGAATGACAGCGAGTTCGGCCTGACTGCCAGCCTTTGGACGCAGGATGTCGAGCGTGCTCAGAACGTTGGCGACCGGATCGAAACCGGGACGGTTTTCCTGAACCGTGCCGACTATCTCGACCCTGGCCTGTGCTGGACGGGTTGCAAGAATACCGGACGCGGCGGCGGACTGTCGGTGATCGGTTTCCATAACCTGACCCGCCCGAAATCCTATCACCTGAAACGGCGTACCGCCTGA
- a CDS encoding TRAP transporter substrate-binding protein, whose amino-acid sequence MTTRRNFLKGAAVAAPAAALATPAIAQSTIKWRMQTYAGPALAEHVVKPAIDMFNKIAGDKMQIELFFADQLVPTGELFRAMQRGTIDAVQSDDDSMASPTEVTVFGGYFPFASRYSLDVPVLFNQYGLNEIWDAEYSKVGVKHISAGSWDPCHFATKDPIRSLEDLKGKRVFTFPTAGRFLAQFGVVPVTLPWEDIEVAVQTGELDGIAWSGITEDYTVGWADVTNYFLTNNISGAWAGSFFANMDRWNELPEDMQTLFRVCCDQSHYYRQWWYWGGEASLRVHGTKMQLTSIPDAEWDQVEQAAQKFWDEIAAESETKAKVVEIFKKYNADMQKAGRPYRYS is encoded by the coding sequence ATGACAACAAGACGTAATTTTCTGAAAGGTGCGGCGGTTGCGGCCCCGGCGGCGGCTTTGGCCACCCCGGCGATCGCGCAGTCGACGATCAAGTGGCGCATGCAGACCTATGCCGGCCCGGCGCTTGCCGAGCACGTGGTGAAGCCCGCCATCGACATGTTCAACAAGATCGCTGGCGACAAGATGCAGATCGAGCTGTTCTTCGCTGACCAGCTGGTCCCGACGGGAGAGCTGTTCCGGGCGATGCAGCGCGGCACGATCGACGCGGTTCAGTCCGACGACGACAGCATGGCCTCTCCGACGGAAGTCACGGTTTTCGGCGGCTATTTCCCGTTCGCGTCGCGCTATTCCCTGGATGTGCCGGTGCTGTTCAACCAGTATGGCCTGAACGAAATCTGGGACGCTGAGTATTCCAAGGTCGGGGTCAAGCACATCTCCGCCGGGTCCTGGGATCCGTGCCATTTCGCGACGAAGGATCCGATCCGTTCGCTGGAAGACCTGAAGGGCAAGCGCGTCTTCACCTTCCCGACGGCCGGTCGTTTCCTGGCGCAGTTCGGTGTTGTGCCGGTGACCCTGCCGTGGGAAGACATCGAAGTCGCCGTTCAGACCGGTGAGTTGGACGGGATTGCCTGGTCGGGCATCACCGAAGACTACACCGTCGGCTGGGCGGATGTGACGAACTACTTCCTGACGAACAACATTTCCGGTGCCTGGGCGGGATCTTTCTTCGCCAACATGGACCGGTGGAACGAACTGCCGGAAGACATGCAGACCCTGTTCCGCGTGTGCTGCGACCAGTCGCACTACTATCGTCAGTGGTGGTACTGGGGTGGCGAAGCCAGCCTGCGCGTCCACGGCACGAAGATGCAGCTGACGTCCATCCCCGACGCGGAATGGGATCAGGTCGAGCAGGCCGCCCAGAAATTCTGGGACGAAATCGCCGCGGAGTCGGAAACCAAGGCGAAGGTCGTCGAGATCTTCAAAAAGTACAATGCCGACATGCAGAAGGCGGGTCGGCCGTACCGTTACAGTTAA
- a CDS encoding MurR/RpiR family transcriptional regulator — translation MSTSARGAQNGTVAERIHARFHDLTRAERQLANALLENYPVLGLSSIAAVAEASGVSMPTVARMAKKLGFEGFPELKEKLRSELEETITNPIAKHDRWADSAPDTHILNRFAEAVQENMHQTLRQISLESFNQTVELLSSTDRELYVVGGRLTRALADYFFTHMQVIRGGLTLIKSNSNTWPHYVLNMKPGDILVIFDIRRYEYDLLRLAEMARSQGASVIVFTDQWRSPVAKHAAHSFHCRIEAPSAWDSNVAIMFVVEAIIAAVQDVRWDETRDRMKALEDLFDQTKLFKKF, via the coding sequence ATGTCGACATCTGCGCGCGGGGCACAGAACGGGACGGTAGCGGAGCGCATTCACGCGCGCTTCCACGACCTTACCCGCGCCGAACGACAACTGGCGAATGCGCTGCTGGAGAACTATCCGGTTCTGGGCCTCAGTTCCATCGCCGCCGTGGCGGAGGCCTCCGGCGTGTCCATGCCGACTGTCGCCCGCATGGCAAAAAAGCTCGGTTTTGAGGGGTTTCCGGAGCTAAAGGAGAAGCTGCGTTCGGAGTTGGAAGAAACGATCACCAATCCGATCGCCAAGCATGATCGCTGGGCGGACAGCGCCCCGGACACACACATCCTGAACCGCTTCGCCGAAGCCGTTCAGGAGAACATGCATCAGACCCTGCGGCAGATCTCACTGGAAAGCTTCAACCAGACCGTCGAACTGCTGTCGAGCACGGACCGGGAGCTTTACGTCGTCGGCGGGCGCCTGACCCGCGCCCTGGCGGACTACTTCTTCACCCATATGCAGGTCATCCGCGGCGGCCTGACCCTTATCAAGTCGAACTCAAACACTTGGCCGCACTATGTCCTGAACATGAAGCCGGGCGATATCCTGGTGATCTTCGACATCCGCCGTTATGAATACGACCTTCTGCGTCTGGCGGAAATGGCGCGCTCCCAGGGCGCGAGCGTGATCGTCTTTACCGATCAATGGCGGTCCCCCGTCGCCAAGCATGCCGCCCACAGTTTCCATTGCCGGATCGAGGCACCCTCCGCCTGGGATTCCAACGTGGCGATCATGTTCGTGGTCGAGGCGATCATCGCGGCGGTACAGGATGTCCGCTGGGATGAAACCCGGGACCGGATGAAGGCTCTGGAAGACCTGTTCGACCAGACGAAACTGTTCAAGAAATTCTGA
- a CDS encoding TRAP transporter large permease subunit encodes MSYEWIAILMFSSMMLMLMTGQRVFGAIGFVASLSGVLLWGVGGVDIPFAAAMKLMKWYPLLTLPMFIFMGYVLSESRIADDLYKMFHVWMGPVRGGLAIGTIGLMVLISAMNGLSVAGMAIGATIALPELLRRGYDKIMVTGVIQAGSSLGILVPPSVVLVLYAMIARQPVGQLWLAGVIPGLMMASMFILYIYVRCRMQPELGPPLDKEERDIPMAEKLRLLRAGLLPIAIFAAMMVPFVNGWTSLVESSAIGALTALLAAILKRRMTREVFEKSVRNTLGISCMFMWIILAALGFGAIFDGLGAVKAIESLFTEQLGLNPWMILILMQLSFILMGTFLDDTAMLVIVAPLYVPLVGALGFDLIWYGVLYTITTQIAYMTPPFGYNLFLMRAMAPPEIGLRDIYRSIGPFVLVMVAALAIVMTFPQIALWLPETVYAN; translated from the coding sequence ATGTCCTACGAGTGGATCGCGATCCTGATGTTCTCGTCCATGATGCTGATGCTCATGACGGGGCAGCGCGTGTTCGGCGCAATCGGTTTCGTGGCGTCGCTGTCCGGCGTGTTGCTTTGGGGAGTCGGCGGCGTCGACATTCCCTTCGCGGCGGCGATGAAACTGATGAAATGGTATCCGCTGCTGACCTTGCCGATGTTCATTTTCATGGGCTACGTGCTGTCGGAAAGCCGCATCGCGGACGACCTCTACAAGATGTTTCACGTCTGGATGGGGCCGGTTCGCGGCGGACTTGCCATCGGGACCATTGGGTTGATGGTGCTGATTTCCGCCATGAACGGCTTGTCGGTCGCCGGCATGGCCATCGGCGCGACCATCGCCCTGCCGGAACTGCTGCGCCGCGGCTATGACAAGATCATGGTTACGGGCGTGATTCAGGCGGGATCGTCTCTGGGCATTCTCGTGCCGCCCTCGGTGGTGCTCGTGCTCTATGCGATGATCGCGCGGCAGCCGGTCGGACAGCTCTGGCTCGCGGGGGTCATCCCCGGCCTGATGATGGCGTCGATGTTCATCCTGTACATCTATGTCCGGTGCCGGATGCAGCCGGAACTGGGGCCGCCTCTCGACAAGGAGGAACGCGACATCCCCATGGCGGAGAAGCTTCGTCTGCTGCGCGCCGGGCTGCTGCCCATCGCGATCTTTGCCGCGATGATGGTGCCCTTCGTCAACGGTTGGACGTCTCTGGTTGAAAGCTCCGCCATCGGGGCGCTGACGGCGCTGCTGGCCGCGATCCTGAAACGTCGGATGACCCGCGAGGTGTTCGAAAAGAGCGTTCGCAACACGCTGGGCATATCCTGCATGTTCATGTGGATCATCCTGGCTGCCTTGGGTTTCGGGGCGATCTTCGACGGTCTGGGCGCAGTGAAGGCGATCGAAAGCCTGTTCACGGAGCAACTGGGGCTGAACCCGTGGATGATCCTGATCCTGATGCAGCTCAGCTTCATCCTGATGGGGACCTTTCTGGACGACACGGCGATGCTGGTCATCGTGGCGCCCCTGTATGTTCCGCTGGTCGGAGCCCTGGGGTTCGATCTGATCTGGTATGGCGTGCTCTATACGATCACCACACAGATCGCCTACATGACGCCGCCCTTCGGCTACAACCTGTTCCTGATGCGGGCGATGGCGCCGCCGGAGATCGGTCTGCGCGACATCTATCGTTCCATCGGTCCCTTCGTTCTGGTCATGGTCGCGGCCCTGGCCATTGTGATGACGTTCCCGCAGATCGCATTGTGGCTGCCGGAAACCGTCTACGCGAATTGA
- a CDS encoding 5'/3'-nucleotidase SurE: MSGSSEPKPLDLATARVLISNDDGIEARGLQVLEEAVRPLVGELWVSAPAEGHSGASAMVSLRREIEIQPRGNRRFAVTGRPADSLLAALRITMAESPPDLVLSGINHGLNIGGDLVYSGTVGVAITAALNGVPAIALSADHPPGQPVTDDTWRNVAAHLPGVLEKLCRHGVRQGGAFGVNFPVSIADPEPVFVRQGTSGDTMVYRSVPGRENRYILHHEGGAPGDLDGTDLGAITAGRIGVTPLTLDRTDHALLRRAAEAH, encoded by the coding sequence ATGTCCGGAAGCTCGGAACCGAAACCCCTCGATCTCGCCACGGCACGAGTCCTGATCAGCAACGATGACGGGATCGAGGCACGGGGCCTTCAGGTGCTGGAGGAAGCCGTTCGGCCGCTTGTCGGCGAGCTTTGGGTCAGTGCCCCGGCGGAAGGTCACAGCGGCGCCTCGGCCATGGTCTCTCTGCGCCGTGAGATCGAAATCCAACCCCGGGGCAATCGGCGTTTCGCCGTCACCGGACGGCCGGCGGACAGCCTGCTGGCGGCCTTGCGCATCACCATGGCGGAATCGCCGCCGGACCTTGTCTTGTCCGGGATCAACCACGGCCTCAATATCGGTGGCGACCTCGTCTATTCCGGGACGGTCGGCGTGGCGATCACGGCGGCGTTGAACGGCGTCCCGGCGATCGCGCTCAGCGCCGATCATCCGCCGGGCCAGCCGGTGACGGACGATACGTGGCGGAACGTCGCGGCTCATCTTCCGGGAGTCCTGGAGAAACTGTGTCGGCATGGCGTTCGCCAGGGCGGGGCTTTCGGCGTAAATTTCCCGGTTTCGATCGCCGATCCGGAACCGGTCTTCGTGCGGCAGGGGACGTCGGGGGACACGATGGTCTATCGTTCCGTTCCTGGTCGTGAAAACCGCTATATCCTGCATCATGAGGGCGGGGCGCCCGGCGACCTGGATGGTACGGATCTGGGGGCGATCACCGCCGGCCGGATCGGCGTGACCCCTCTGACGCTCGACAGAACCGACCACGCCCTCTTGCGCCGGGCAGCCGAAGCGCACTAA
- a CDS encoding N-formylglutamate amidohydrolase: MSGPVSTLKLSPAEVAETLNPEGEGAFVLVCEHASNHIPESLSRLGLREEDLSSHIAWDPGARAVAKTLSRDLDSPLVAACVSRLIYDCNRPPSEPSAMPARSESTDVPGNAGLDRSARLERTRSVYGPFRDRVADVLDGALALGRLPILMTIHSFTPVYLGQRREMDIGILHDSDSRFADALLQAASEDEGAQSLRFRRNEPYGPADGVTHTLALHAVPRGLPNVMIEIRNELLADAAGRDRIAAVLGRLAKRASGLLAEGGVMEKAG; this comes from the coding sequence ATGTCCGGTCCGGTCTCGACATTGAAATTGAGTCCTGCCGAAGTTGCGGAAACGCTGAATCCCGAGGGTGAGGGGGCATTCGTGCTCGTGTGCGAACATGCCTCCAACCATATTCCGGAATCCCTGTCGCGCCTTGGCCTTCGGGAAGAGGATCTGTCGAGCCATATTGCCTGGGATCCGGGCGCGCGCGCGGTTGCGAAAACCCTGTCGCGGGACCTGGATTCGCCCCTCGTGGCAGCCTGCGTTTCGCGTCTGATCTATGACTGCAACCGGCCGCCGAGTGAGCCATCCGCCATGCCGGCGCGCAGCGAATCGACCGATGTGCCCGGGAATGCCGGATTGGATCGATCGGCTCGTCTCGAGCGCACACGTTCGGTCTATGGGCCGTTCCGGGATCGGGTGGCCGATGTGCTGGATGGAGCCCTGGCGCTTGGTCGGTTGCCGATTTTGATGACGATCCATTCCTTTACGCCGGTCTATCTCGGGCAGCGCCGTGAGATGGATATCGGCATCCTGCATGACAGCGATTCGCGTTTTGCCGATGCCCTGCTTCAGGCCGCGTCGGAGGATGAAGGCGCACAGTCTCTGCGCTTTCGCCGGAACGAACCGTATGGACCGGCCGATGGAGTAACGCATACTCTGGCGCTGCACGCGGTCCCGCGCGGGCTGCCGAATGTGATGATCGAGATTCGTAACGAGTTGCTGGCTGACGCGGCGGGGCGTGATCGTATCGCTGCCGTGCTGGGCCGACTGGCAAAACGGGCGTCCGGGCTGCTTGCCGAGGGTGGCGTCATGGAAAAAGCGGGGTAG
- a CDS encoding LysM peptidoglycan-binding domain-containing M23 family metallopeptidase, translating to MTRLTIFVLALALLSACAGGGSGPQVRVFDSSSVKSGGQGSARTIGGSSSGPVAPTQGELHTVRRGETLYAISRGYGVPLRALIVENSLAPPYELFVGQKLRIPAARAHTVRAGETVYGISRQYGVAMNELVRVNQISRPYTITVGQRLSIPSSTVPRATYVSTDPATPPVRPDPIPGTAGGSEPSIVMPRSEAEPPAATSSSTPVERPNPEQEVTPKPNPPPDARPPEATFGPRDVIYPPAKPYEPPRLVGPIPRPPPMTGDGFLWPVRGNVVSGYGPKGRGLHNDGINIAAPRGSPIRAAETGVVAYAGDGLQGFGNIVLIKHSDGYVTAYAHADTLLVSRGQVIQRGQAIARVGSSGTVETPQVHFQIRRGRDAIDPRRLLLTS from the coding sequence GTGACTAGGCTCACGATTTTCGTACTGGCATTGGCGCTGCTGAGTGCCTGCGCGGGTGGCGGATCGGGACCACAGGTCCGCGTCTTCGACAGTTCCAGCGTGAAAAGCGGCGGCCAGGGCAGTGCGCGTACGATCGGTGGCTCCAGCAGCGGCCCGGTCGCACCGACCCAGGGGGAGTTGCATACCGTGCGGCGGGGCGAAACGCTTTATGCCATTTCACGCGGCTACGGTGTTCCACTTCGGGCCCTGATCGTCGAAAACTCACTGGCGCCACCCTACGAGCTTTTTGTTGGGCAGAAGCTTCGCATTCCGGCCGCGCGCGCCCACACCGTGCGGGCGGGGGAAACCGTCTACGGCATCTCCCGACAGTATGGCGTGGCGATGAACGAGCTGGTTCGGGTCAATCAGATTTCGCGACCCTATACGATAACGGTCGGTCAGCGGCTCAGCATTCCGTCCTCGACGGTGCCCCGCGCGACCTACGTGTCGACCGATCCTGCAACACCGCCGGTCCGTCCCGACCCGATCCCGGGTACGGCAGGTGGATCCGAACCCTCGATCGTCATGCCACGGTCGGAGGCTGAGCCGCCGGCAGCCACATCGTCTTCCACGCCCGTAGAACGCCCAAATCCTGAACAGGAAGTGACCCCGAAGCCGAATCCTCCGCCCGATGCCAGGCCGCCGGAAGCAACGTTCGGGCCGCGTGACGTGATCTATCCGCCGGCGAAGCCCTATGAGCCGCCGCGTCTTGTTGGCCCGATACCGCGGCCGCCCCCCATGACCGGCGACGGGTTCCTGTGGCCGGTCCGTGGCAATGTCGTTTCCGGCTACGGGCCCAAGGGCCGTGGGCTGCATAATGATGGCATCAACATCGCCGCGCCCCGGGGCAGTCCCATTCGTGCCGCCGAAACGGGGGTTGTCGCCTATGCGGGGGATGGACTGCAGGGCTTTGGCAACATCGTATTGATCAAGCATTCCGACGGGTATGTGACCGCCTATGCCCACGCCGATACGCTGCTGGTCAGCCGTGGACAGGTCATTCAGCGCGGGCAGGCCATTGCCCGGGTCGGGTCCAGTGGTACGGTGGAAACCCCGCAGGTTCATTTCCAGATCCGCCGCGGCCGGGATGCGATCGATCCGCGCAGATTGCTGCTGACCAGCTGA
- a CDS encoding glutamine synthetase family protein, which translates to MPEVLSFEALKAQVADGKIDTVLTCIIDMQGRLMGKRFHAAHFVNSAWEETHCCNYLLATDLEMATPDGYASTSWERGYGDYIMKPDLATLRPVPWLEGTVMVLCDVLDHHTHEPVPHAPRQILKKQIARLEAMGFTPMMATELEFFLFKKTYAELRQDGYRTLEPISDYNEDYHIFQTSKEEHVMRPLRNHLYAAGLPIENTKGEAEAGQEELNIKYGPALDAADFHTIAKHATKEIAWQNGHSASFLSKWHHQRVGSSSHIHQSLWQDGKPVFFDADDKHGMSALMKNYLAGLIAYAPDMTYFLAPYINSYKRFQKGSFAPTRVIWSVDNRTAGFRLCGEGTKGVRVECRIGGSDMNPYLAMAAQIAAGIKGIEDKLPLDPPLSGDAYAGKGAQIPTSLIKARDALLGSKMLREAFGDDVIDHYGRAAEWEIEEFESVVTDYEIARGFERA; encoded by the coding sequence ATGCCGGAGGTTTTGAGTTTCGAGGCGCTGAAGGCGCAGGTAGCGGATGGCAAGATCGACACCGTCCTGACCTGCATCATCGACATGCAGGGCCGCCTCATGGGCAAACGTTTCCACGCGGCGCATTTCGTAAACAGTGCCTGGGAAGAAACGCATTGCTGCAACTATCTCCTGGCGACCGATCTCGAAATGGCCACCCCGGACGGCTATGCCTCGACGAGCTGGGAACGGGGCTACGGCGACTACATCATGAAGCCGGACTTGGCCACGTTGCGCCCCGTGCCGTGGCTGGAAGGCACGGTAATGGTACTGTGCGACGTGCTGGATCACCACACGCATGAGCCGGTGCCGCACGCGCCACGACAGATCCTGAAGAAGCAGATCGCCCGGCTTGAGGCGATGGGATTCACGCCGATGATGGCGACTGAACTGGAATTCTTCCTGTTCAAGAAGACCTATGCGGAGCTCCGTCAGGACGGCTATCGCACGCTCGAGCCGATCAGCGACTACAACGAGGATTACCATATTTTCCAGACCAGCAAGGAAGAGCATGTGATGCGCCCGCTGCGTAATCACCTCTATGCCGCCGGCCTGCCCATCGAGAACACGAAGGGGGAGGCGGAAGCAGGTCAGGAGGAACTGAACATCAAGTACGGCCCGGCGCTCGACGCCGCCGACTTCCACACCATTGCGAAACATGCGACCAAGGAAATCGCCTGGCAGAATGGACATTCGGCCAGCTTCCTTTCCAAATGGCATCACCAGCGGGTCGGGTCGTCCTCACATATCCACCAGTCCCTGTGGCAGGACGGGAAGCCGGTTTTCTTTGATGCCGACGACAAGCACGGCATGTCCGCGCTGATGAAGAATTATCTGGCGGGCCTTATTGCGTATGCGCCCGATATGACCTATTTCCTCGCGCCCTATATCAACAGCTACAAACGGTTCCAGAAGGGATCTTTCGCGCCGACGCGCGTGATCTGGTCGGTCGACAACCGCACCGCCGGTTTCCGGCTCTGTGGTGAGGGGACGAAAGGCGTTCGTGTCGAATGCCGCATCGGCGGATCCGATATGAATCCCTACCTTGCCATGGCGGCGCAGATCGCGGCCGGCATCAAGGGGATCGAGGACAAGCTGCCGCTGGACCCGCCGCTGAGCGGCGATGCCTATGCGGGGAAGGGCGCACAGATTCCGACCAGCCTGATCAAGGCACGCGACGCATTGCTGGGTTCGAAGATGCTGCGTGAGGCATTCGGAGATGATGTGATCGACCATTACGGCCGCGCGGCGGAGTGGGAGATCGAGGAATTCGAAAGCGTGGTGACGGATTACGAAATCGCCCGCGGATTTGAACGGGCCTAG
- a CDS encoding protein-L-isoaspartate(D-aspartate) O-methyltransferase — MDLQSERARLILTLRRNGVMDQAVLSALEQTPRELFIPETFRRHAYDDSALPIGRGQTISQPLIVAMMTEALSLNRRCKVLEVGTGSGYQAAILSRLCRRVYTVERHKPLLREAELLFRHLDLHNIVTKYGDGAAGWAEQAPFDRIIVTAAAMDIPPVLVDQLAIGGRIVVPVGDQEMTQTLLCGTKTEDGLDLEEMGGVRFVPLLPGVEADRD; from the coding sequence ATGGATCTACAGTCCGAGCGGGCTCGGCTGATTCTGACCCTGCGTCGGAACGGAGTCATGGACCAGGCGGTGCTGTCCGCACTGGAACAGACCCCCCGTGAGCTATTCATACCCGAGACCTTCCGCCGCCATGCCTATGACGATTCCGCATTGCCGATCGGCCGCGGCCAGACCATCAGTCAGCCCCTGATCGTTGCCATGATGACGGAGGCGCTGAGCCTTAATCGGCGCTGCAAGGTGCTGGAGGTCGGCACGGGGTCCGGGTATCAGGCAGCGATCCTCAGCCGGCTCTGTCGCCGCGTCTACACGGTCGAACGTCACAAACCGCTGCTGCGCGAGGCCGAATTGCTGTTCCGGCATCTCGATTTGCACAATATCGTCACCAAGTATGGAGACGGCGCGGCCGGTTGGGCGGAACAGGCACCGTTCGACCGAATCATCGTGACCGCCGCCGCCATGGACATCCCGCCGGTTCTGGTCGACCAACTGGCGATCGGCGGACGCATTGTCGTGCCGGTCGGCGATCAGGAGATGACGCAGACCCTGTTATGCGGCACGAAGACGGAAGACGGACTGGACCTGGAGGAAATGGGCGGCGTGCGTTTCGTTCCGCTATTGCCGGGGGTGGAGGCCGATCGTGACTAG